The Megalobrama amblycephala isolate DHTTF-2021 linkage group LG7, ASM1881202v1, whole genome shotgun sequence genome window below encodes:
- the atp5md gene encoding ATP synthase membrane subunit DAPIT, mitochondrial, protein MGGHDAGTQHQFTGIAKYFNSYTITGRRNCVLATYASIAAIILFFKLKPKKQKAVTSS, encoded by the exons ATGGGTGGACACGACGCTGGAACTCAACACCAGTTCACTGGCATCGCCAAGTACTTCAATTCATACACCATCACTGGCAGGAGGAAT TGTGTGTTGGCCACATATGCCAGCATCGCTGCCATTATCCTCTTCTTCAAATTGAAGCCCAAGAAGCAAAAGGCTGTGACATCAAGTTAA
- the taf5 gene encoding transcription initiation factor TFIID subunit 5: MAAVQDGPMELDAEKETKPEILSDGSSNLSGNTGSGSLSSSPLTAAPAGGAPKMEDQQTLIAVLQFLKRNKLSESVEILRREAGLAEDQEDSQAADGSGGGKSDGDGGDTNSLLSRVSIAAAAAPQSTMTAMPVKSAEDQPDVRVVLSAYSQQGDPSLYQVYYSDLKNFIESVLDCHRAELSQLFYPLFVHMYLELVYNNHESEAKAFFEKFSGDQECYYLDDLRVLCGLTKKEHMKGNEALLDFRTSRFVLRISRDSYQLLKRHLQERHNNQIWNIIQEHLYIDIFDGMPRSKGQIDSMSGSLAGEAKREANKAKVYYGLLKEPEIEVPLDDEDDEAENEEGKPKKKKTKKDSMGSKSKKQDPNAPQQNRIPLPELKDSDKLDKIMYMKESTKRIRLSPENLPSICFYTFLNAYQGLTAVDFTDDSSLLAGGFADSTVRVWSVTPKKLRKVKSAADLNLIDKESDDVLERIMDEKTASESKILHGHSGPVYGVSFSPDRNYLLSSSEDGTVRLWSLQTFTCLVGYKGHNYPVWDTQFSPFGYYFVSGGHDRVARLWATDHYQPLRIFAGHLADVTCTRFHPNSNYVATGSTDRTIRLWDVLNGNCVRIFTGHKGPIHCLAFSPNGKFLASGSTDGRVLLWDIGHGLMIGELKGHTDTIYALRFSRDGEILASGSMDNTVRLWDSMKAFDEVETDDFTAATGHIHLPDNSQELLLGTYHSKSTPVTHLHFTRRNLLLAAGAYNSQ, translated from the exons ATGGCGGCCGTGCAAGATGGACCGATGGAGCTGGACGCAGAGAAAGAGACAAAGCCAGAAATACTTAGCGATGGCTCGTCAAACCTCTCGGGGAACACCGGGAGCGGGTCGCTCTCCTCATCTCCCCTCACCGCTGCCCCCGCCGGCGGAGCCCCGAAGATGGAGGACCAACAAACTTTGATCGCAGTGCTGCAGTTTCTAAAGCGGAATAAGCTGTCAGAGTCGGTGGAGATCCTGAGGCGGGAAGCCGGTCTAGCAGAAGACCAGGAGGACTCGCAGGCTGCTGATGGCAGCGGAGGAGGGAAGAGTGACGGAGATGGAGGGGACACAAACTCTCTGCTCAGCCGGGTGTCCATCGCAGCAGCAGCCGCCCCCCAGAGCACAATGACTGCCATGCCAGTGAAGA GCGCAGAAGACCAGCCGGATGTCCGTGTGGTGCTGTCAGCGTACAGCCAGCAGGGGGACCCCTCTCTATACCAGGTGTATTACAGCGACCTGAAGAACTTCATAGAGTCAGTGCTGGACTGCCACCGAGCGGAGCTGTCCCAGCTCTTCTACCCTCTGTTCGTTCACATGTACCTGGAGCTGGTCTACAACAACCATGAGAGTGAAGCCAAGGCTTTCTTTGAGAA GTTCAGCGGTGATCAGGAGTGCTACTATCTGGATGACCTGCGTGTTCTCTGCGGCCTCACTAAGAAAGAGCACATGAAGGGGAACGAGGCCCTGCTGGATTTCCGCACCAGCCGTTTCGTGTTGCGCATCTCCAGAGACTCGTACCAGCTGTTGAAGAGACACTTGCAGGAGAGACATAATAACCAGATATGGAACATCATTCAAGAGCACTTGTACATCGACATCTTTGACGGCATGCCTCGCAGCAAGGGTCAGATCGACAGCATGTCCGGCAGTCTTGCGGGAGAAGCCAAACGAGAAGCCAATAAAGCCAAG GTGTACTATGGGCTGCTGAAGGAGCCAGAGATTGAAGTCCCGctagatgatgaagatgatgaagcaGAGAATGAGGAAGGGAAGCCCAAGAAGAAGAAAACTAAAAAGGACAGTATGGGCTCCAAGAGTAAGAAACAAGACCCTAACGCCCCTCAACAGAACAG GATCCCTCTGCCAGAACTGAAGGACTCGGACAAACTGGATAAGATCATGTACATGAAGGAGAGCACCAAAAGAATCCGGCTGAGCCCGGAGAACCTGCCTTCCATTTGCTTCTATACGTTCCTCAACGCCTACCAG GGTTTGACGGCGGTTGACTTCACTGACGACTCCAGTCTGTTAGCGGGAGGATTTGCAGACTCCACGGTTCGCGTGTGGAGCGTCACACCCAAAAAATTACGCAAAGTCAAATCTGCAGCAG ACCTGAATCTGATTGATAAAGAGTCTGATGACGTTCTGGAGAGGATTATGGATGAGAAGACGGCCAGTGAGTCTAAAATCCTACACGGTCACAGCGGTCCGGTGTATGGCGTCAGCTTCAGTCCAGACAG GAACTATCTGTTGTCCAGTTCTGAGGACGGTACAGTCAGACTGTGGAGCCTTCAGACGTTTACATGTCTCGTGGGGTATAAAGGACACAACTATCCAGTGTGGGACACTCAGTTCTCACCCTTCGGCTATTACTTTGTGTCTGGAGGACATGACAGAGTGGCACG GCTCTGGGCGACGGACCATTACCAGCCATTGCGGATATTTGCTGGGCATCTGGCTGACGTCACATGCACGCGATTCCACCCCAACTCGAACTATGTGGCCACAGGCTCGACCGACCGCACTATACGGCTCTGGGATGTCCTGAATGGAAACTGTGTCCGCATTTTTACAGGTCACAAG GGTCCCATCCATTGTCTTGCATTCTCACCTAATGGAAAGTTCCTGGCATCTGGATCCACAGACGGGAGAGTTTTACTATGGGATATTGGACATGGGCTGATGATCGGAGAACTGAAGGGCCACACTGACACAATTTATGCCCTCAGGTTCAGCAGAGATGGAGAAATCCTCGCATCAG GCTCTATGGATAACACAGTTCGGCTGTGGGACTCCATGAAGGCTTTCGATGAAGTAGAGACGGACGACTTCACTGCAGCAACGGGCCACATCCACCTGCCTGATAACTCTCAGGAGCTGCTGCTGGGGACGTACCACAGCAAATCCACACCCGTCACCCACCTGCACTTCACCAGACGCAACCTGCTACTGGCCGCAGGGGCATACAACTCCCAGTGA
- the pdcd11 gene encoding protein RRP5 homolog, with product MASMEEDFPRGGAEKKTTEPKRVKTHDVGNLFENRETAVKKKKKNVEQDEEEKIKKQKVVDEKLKLNTATTVEILHLWNLNIGTLILGCVKEVSEFEVVVGLPSGLIGYLPIYNICDSYTNILNNRLDSEDSLEAVVPLSELLTPGMLVRCVVSSLDSAKEGHVSLKVSINPKEVNKVLSSGTLKPGMTLSGCVESVEDHGYLVDIGVSGTKAFLPKKSTASKQDLNVGQYMSILIEEVKNDGRVVRLTQNPQALAKAFITIQHGWTLDTLLPGLLIRARIKKVTPHGLIVTFLSSFTGVVDFLHLDEDKASTYSQGQEVLARVLHVEPSTRHVSLSLHSHLLPPGGGVLDKYFSQRVGEVVQGCKMTVLHYHSGALMKLPDGTTAFVHKNLMKEPNEEFNPNRLLSQSEHTLRIIDYSPMEQIHLATLRRSTIETTFFRYQDVKVGQIVEGKVTGLHQHGVNVRITDHIRGMIPRTHLADVVLQNPEKRFFEGLKVKCRVLSVDAQNKRLILTKKKALVESTLPLFQSYSDARVGRISHGFIVCVKKFGCIVHFYEDVKGLVPVKELSTERVDNPEGLFFIGQVVQAKVLSCDPENKKLCLSFKAVSEGDIKESQTEKFDFVVGKTVNARVCCKVVDGLEVSIVPEEVPAFIPTVHLSDHVSNCFPLWMALEEGDAVSNIMCLTKNKKKGITLTKKPLLKAYLEDNKVPQQFSDLQVGMQMLGWVKNIMPYGVFVGFPHGLFGLAPKDAMADQFITNTSGIFEIGQTVVAKVTNLDEEKQRFLVSLKVSELSLFEEGGHARLLQGLKERKDIFEMVTCRGESDVLQQLSAVSLGDKIKMIVGDTREDGSVTLSSDRLSEVTVLASKFHTEGVNVTPGCKFSAVILHVDPLKSEVHVSLLPELITKKKLLTKDSKLTATIQYTDKDFAVISLGDTGHLTIIPLRTHLNKILDSKKFSVGSCLNVIVEDPSSEELGGLPLVALQQPNAKHDKTKSKSSGQSSNFTLGEGMTVTVKKVKPTSVLVTLPSGTTGSIHVSEIEESPEVGSFPTASLKIGTEVEASVIGGHTVRGNKFLPISHPNFGVSLTELSLLPRKLSVDTMKIYTPGDEVLCFPSKYDEKTKTLEVHVKHDVIGTVELLAMINKPGQAKHPKNLFKPGQTVSAKVVRTGSIKSSRLSLSLTGIYKLEPGLVTMATVWKVVPCQGLLLKLPFGNWGFASVLDVSDVYADNPLEPYKQGQLVRCYIIEEARVRNFKVSLRPSRLHKDQHKNVTDPEIQSISDIKEGQIVRGYVTSTNDKGVFVRLSRFITGRVKLQHTTKYFMDDPKVLSKHITPNALVTAKVLSVNTEDSHVNLSLLSEDTGKPDLLPESLDLKLRLTGEKKAEYDEKVAKRKRALSESQQQENEKPKIKRKKVEGCPVKEECTGEKKTLKEKKKKKTKTEDSDSGVDVFFREKEEATSNKKCDQVKGKHEKTEPKRLQVTFGFPWESTLCSLTPFAAVDDTHESSEDEQEVSSKPVKKSRKELKQEQQNAEQKLSKLEVELMDTSVRPDSSTMFERLLLSSPDSSLLWLQYMAFHLQATEIEQARVVAERALKTISFREEQEKLNVWVAMLNLENMYGTQESLQKVFERATQYCEPLPVYQQLADIYAKSDKIKEAESLYKNMVKRFRQEKAVYLSYGTFLLRQRQSDAANALLQRALQSLSNKEHVDLITKFARLEFQYGNTERAKSMFDKVLSTYPKRTDLWSVFIDLMVKHGSQKEVREIFDRVIHLSVSVKKIKFFFKRYLEYEKRNGTPETIQAVKQKAIEYVESKGAEAAS from the exons ATGGCATCTATGGAGGAAGATTTCCCCCGTGGCGGAGCAGAGAAGAAGACCACTGAGCCCAAACGTGTTAAAACACATGATGTGGGCAATCTTTTTGAA AACCGTGAAACAGcggtgaagaagaagaagaagaacgtggaacaggatgaagaggaaaaaattaaaaaacaaaaagtggtTGATGAGAAGTTAAAGCTCAATACTGCCACTACTGTGGAAATTCTTCATCTTTGG AATCTGAATATTGGCACTCTGATACTGGGTTGCGTGAAGGAAGTGTCAGAGTTTGAGGTGGTAGTCGGTCTCCCAAGCGGTCTCATTGGTTACCTGCCAATCTACAACATCTGTGACTCCTACACCAACATTCTTAATAACAGACTGGACTCTGAAGACAGTTTAGAG GCAGTTGTCCCTCTCTCAGAACTACTTACTCCTGGAATGCTGGTCAGATGTGTTGTGTCGTCTTTAGACTCTGCTAAGGAGGGTCATGTTAGTCTTAAAGTGTCAATCAACCCAAAAGAGGTTAACAAGGTGTTGAGTTCAGGCACTTTGAAACCTGGAATG ACTCTGAGTGGTTGTGTGGAGAGTGTGGAAGATCACGGCTACCTGGTTGACATTGGAGTCAGTGGCACTAAAGCTTTCCTGCCCAAAAAGAGCACAGCTTCAAAACAAG ATCTGAATGTGGGTCAGTACATGTCGATCCTGATAGAGGAAGTCAAGAACGATGGTCGTGTGGTCCGTCTGACCCAGAATCCCCAGGCTCTCGCAAAGGCCTTTATAACGATTCAGCATGGATGGACTCTAGACACTCTCCTGCCTGGACTCCTAATCCGCGCACGCATAAAGAAG GTTACTCCTCACGGGCTTATCGTGACGTTTCTTTCATCTTTCACCGGAGTGGTTGATTTTCTGCACCTTGATGAGGACAAGGCATCTACCTACAGCCAAGGGCAAGAG GTTCTGGCACGGGTTCTGCACGTGGAGCCGTCCACGCGGCATGTGAGCCTGTCCCTGCACAGCCATCTTCTGCCACCAGGGGGCGGTGTGCTGGATAAGTACTTCAGCCAGCGGGTGGGTGAGGTGGTGCAGGGCTGTAAGATGACAGTTTTGCACTATCACTCAGGAGCCTTGATGAAGTTGCCTGACGGTACCACAGCTTTTGTGCAT AAAAACCTCATGAAGGAGCCAAATGAAGAGTTCAACCCAAACCGCTTGCTGTCCCAATCTGAACACACTCTGAGAATCATAGATTACAGTCCCATGGAGCAAATTCACCTGGCCACACTGCGAAG GAGCACTATTGAAACGACCTTCTTCAGATATCAAGACGTCAAAGTGGGACAAATTGTTGAG GGTAAAGTTACAGGTTTGCATCAACATGGCGTTAATGTGAGAATCACAGACCACATCAGAGGAATGATACCCAGAACTCACCTTGCCGATGTCGTCCTACAGAACCCAGAGAAGAGGTTTTTTGAGGGTTTGAAAGTCAAGTGCAGG GTATTATCAGTGGATGCTCAGAACAAGAGGTTGATCCTGACCAAGAAAAAGGCCCTTGTTGAGTCCACACTCCCTCTCTTCCAGTCCTACTCTGATGCCAGGGTGGGCCGCATATCTCACGGCTTCATCGTATGTGTGAAGAAGTTTGGCTGCATCGTTCATTTCTATGAAGACGTGAAGGGTTTGGTTCCTGTAAAGGAGCTGTCCACTGAGCGTGTGGACAATCCAGAAGGTCTCTTCTTCATTGGCCAG GTTGTCCAGGCCAAAGTCTTGAGTTGTGACCCGGAAAATAAGAAGCTGTGTTTATCCTTCAAGGCCGTTTCTGAGGGAGATATAAAGGAGTCGCAAACTGAGAAATTTGACTTTGTGGTTGGAAAG ACAGTCAATGCAAGAGTATGCTGCAAAGTAGTGGATGGTTTGGAGGTCTCCATTGTTCCCGAGGAGGTGCCAGCTTTCATACCCACAGTGCATCTCTCTGACCATGTGAGCAACTGCTTTCCCCTGTGGATGGCGCTGGAGGAGGGCGACGCCGTCTCTAATATAATGTGTCTCaccaaaaacaagaaaaagggCATT ACTCTCACCAAAAAACCCCTACTGAAGGCCTATCTGGAGGACAACAAGGTCCCGCAGCAATTCTCTGACCTCCAGGTGGGGATGCAGATGCTTGGCTGGGTGAAGAACATCATGCCTTATGGAGTCTTCGTCGGTTTCCCGCACGGACTCTTCGGCCTCGCTCCTAAAGAT GCCATGGCCGACCAGTTCATCACAAACACATCAGGCATCTTTGAGATCGGCCAGACAGTTGTTGCCAAAGTGACCAATCTGGATGAAGAAAAGCAAAGGTTTTTGGTCAGCCTGAAGGTGTCAGAATTGAGTCTCTTCGAGGAAGGAGGACATGCCAGATTGCTTCAGGGTCTGAAGGAAAGGAAGGACATCTTTGAGATGGTTACTTGCAGAG GGGAGTCTGATGTCCTACAACAGCTCTCTGCTGTATCACTAGGAGATAAAATAAAGATGATAGTGGGTGATACCAGAGAGGATGGCTCGGTCACACTGAGCTCGGATCGGCTCAGTGAAGTCACTGTATTGGCCTCAAAGTTCCACACAGAAG GTGTGAATGTGACTCCTGGCTGCAAATTCAGCGCAGTGATTCTCCATGTCGACCCTTTAAAGTCTGAGGTACATGTGTCGCTGCTTCCAGAGTTGATCACGAAGAAGAAGCTG TTGACAAAGGACTCCAAACTCACTGCAACAATCCAGTACACTGATAAAGACTTTGCTGTCATCTCATTGGGTGACACTGGTCACCTGACCATCATTCCCCTTCGGACTCACTTAAATAAAATCTTGGATTCCAAGAAATTTTCAGTTGGTTCCTGTCTGAATGTGATAGTGGAGGACCCGAGCAGCGAGGAATTAGGAGGACTTCCTCTTGTAGCACTCCAGCAACCTAATGCCAAACACGATAAGACCAAATCCAAGAGCAGTGGTCAATCCAGTAACTTCACTCTTGGGGAAGGGATGACAGTCACAGTAAAGAAGGTGAAGCCCACGAGCGTGCTGGTGACGCTGCCATCTGGGACCACAGGAAGTATCCATGTGTCTGAGATAGAGGAGTCTCCCGAGGTTGGCAGCTTCCCAACAGCATCCTTGAAGATCGGGACAGAGGTCGAAGCCAGCGTGATTGGAGGGCACACAGTTCGTGGCAACAA GTTCCTGCCAATCTCTCACCCCAACTTTGGTGTTTCCCTCACTGAACTCAGTCTTCTGCCCAG AAAACTGTCAGTTGACACAATGAAAATATACACACCTGGAGATGAAGTCTTATGCTTCCCatcaaaa TACgacgaaaaaacaaaaaccttagAAGTTCATGTGAAGCACGATGTCATTGGAACCGTTGAGCTGTTAGCCATGATTAACAAACCTGGG CAAGCTAAACACCCAAAGAATCTTTTTAAACCAGGACAGACTGTTTCTGCAAAGGTTGTCCGTACTGGTTCCATCAAATCTTCTCGGCTTTCCCTGTCGCTCACAG GGATATACAAGCTGGAGCCAGGGTTGGTCACTATGGCGACGGTTTGGAAAGTTGTGCCTTGTCAGGGACTGTTGCTCAAACTCCCATTTGGGAATTGGGGATTTGCTTCGGTATTGGATGTCTCTGATGTATACGCAGACAACCCACTAGAGCCCTACAAACAGGGCCAGCTAGTCCG gtgCTATATTATTGAGGAGGCTAGAGTGAGGAACTTCAAAGTTTCATTACGTCCCTCCAG ATTGCATAAGGACCAGCATAAGAATGTTACAGACCCAGAAATTCAGTCAATTTCAGATATAAAAGAGGGCCAGATTGTCAGAGGATATGTGACATCGACAAATGATAAAGGCGTATTTGTGAG GTTATCAAGGTTCATCACAGGAAGAGTTAAGTTGCAGCACACTACAAAATATTTCATGGATGACCCAAAAGTTCTTTCCAAACACATTACCCCAAATGCACTGGTGACAGCCAAGGTTCTCAG tgtgaacacagagGACAGCCACGTGAACTTGTCTCTGCTGTCAGAGGACACTGGGAAACCAGATCTACTTCCAGAATCCCTTGATCTAAAACTGCGTCTGACGGGAGAGAAGAAAGCGGAATATGACGAAAAAGTTGCGAAGAGGAAACGAGCTCTTTCTGAGAGCcaa CAACAAGAAAATGAGAAACCAAagataaaaaggaaaaaagttgAAGGATGCCCAGTGAAGGAAGAATGCACAGGAGAAAAGAAAACcttaaaagagaagaagaaaaagaaaacaaaaacagaggACAGTGACAGTGGTGTAGATGTGTTTTTCAGAGAGAAGGAAGAAGCTACATCGAATAAAAAGTGCGACCAAGTAAAG GGTAAACATGAGAAAACGGAACCAAAACGGCTGCAGGTGACATTTGGTTTCCCATGGGAATCAACATTGTGCTCTTTAACACCTTTTGCCGCAGTAGACGACACCCACGAATCCAGTGAGGATGAGCAGGAAGTCAGCAGCAAG CCTGTGAAAAAGTCCCGTAAGGAGCTCAAGCAGGAGCAGCAGAATGCGGAGCAGAAGCTCAGCAAGTTGGAGGTAGAACTCATGGACACGTCTGTACGACCAGACAGCTCGACGATGTTTGAGCGTCTGCTCTTGTCGTCTCCGGACAGCTCCCTCCTCTGGCTGCAGTACATGGCTTTCCATCTGCAGGCCACGGAGATCGAGCAAGCGCGTGTGGTCGCCGAGAGAGCCCTCAAAACCATCTCATTCAG agAGGAACAGGAGAAGCTGAACGTGTGGGTGGCCATGCTGAATCTGGAGAACATGTACGGGACACAAGAGAGTTTGCAGAAAGTCTTTGAACGGGCCACCCAATACTGTGAACCTCTTCCTGTGTACCAGCAGTTAGCCGACATTTATGCCAAGTCGGACAAGATCAAA gAGGCAGAGAGTCTTTATAAAAACATGGTGAAACGCTTCAGACAGGAGAAAGCTGTATATCTGAGTTACGGCACCTTCCTGCTACGACAGCGTCAGAGCGATGCTGCAAATGCCCTCCTACAGAGGGCGCTGCAGAGCCTGTCCAATAAAGAAC atgtggaCCTGATCACCAAATTTGCCCGGTTGGAGTTTCAGTACGGGAATACTGAGAGAGCAAAATCCATGTTTGACAAGGTCCTGAGCACCTACCCCAAACGCACAGATCTGTGGTCCGTCTTCATAGACCTGATGGTGAAGCACGGTTCTCAGAAGGAAGTGAG GGAGATTTTTGACCGTGTGATTCACCTAAGTGTGTCGGTAAAGAAGATCAAGTTCTTCTTCAAGCGTTACCTGGAGTACGAGAAGAGGAACGGCACACCTGAGACCATCCAGGCGGTCAAACAGAAAGCTATAGAGTACGTGGAGTCGAAAGGAGCTGAAGCCGCCAGCTAG